In Sparus aurata chromosome 3, fSpaAur1.1, whole genome shotgun sequence, the following are encoded in one genomic region:
- the il6 gene encoding interleukin-6 isoform X1, with product MTAHRKDTTAPSDPDGPQHQSNKCFPAAAAAAAAACPLDSVSAVQAVVCTLPALLPLFIHSVIHAFTPTDVFWLCAAALAALLRCAPAAPVDGAFTDNPAGDTSGEEWETERPADPLIALLKVVLEVIKTHRQEFEAEFHIRYDVLAQYNIPSLPADCPSTNFSMEALLHRLLQGLPVYTALLKYVEKEEPKSQIPSRFRQNSELLKQRITGKMRHAVQVTPLTSSQEQQLLRDLDSSDTFHRKMTAHSILYQLRSFLVDCKNAINKKEKLRESRANRAMTPVTLYYQS from the exons ATGACAGCCCATCGTAAAGATACGACAGCTCCCTCCGACCCTGACGGCCCTCAGCATCAGAGCAACAAGTgcttcccagcagcagcagcagcagcagcagcagcatgcccTCTCGACTCAGTAAGTGCTGTGCAGGCTGTGGTGTGCACACTTCCTGCActccttcctcttttcattcattcagtcattcatgCTTTCACCCCTACAGACGTGTTCTGGCTCTGTGCGGCGGCGCTGGCCGCTCTGCTGCGGTGTGCTCCCGCGGCTCCGGTCGATGGCGCCTTCACCGACAATCCAGCAGGTGACACCTCAGGTGAGGAGTGGGAGACGGAGAGGCCCGCCGACCCACTGATAGCCCTCTTGAAGGTGGTGCTGGAAGTGATCAAGACCCACAGGCAGGAG TTTGAAGCTGAATTCCACATCAGGTATGATGTTCTGGCCCAGTACAACATCCCCTCACTTCCAGCAGATTGTCCTTCCACCAACTTCAGCATG GAGGCGCTACTCCACCGGCTGCTCCAGGGCCTCCCCGTCTACACAGCTCTCCTGAAGTACGTGGAGAAAGAGGAGCCGAAGAGCCAGATCCCCTCAagattcagacaaaacagtgagCTGCTGAAACAACGGATCACAGGAAAG ATGAGACACGCCGTCCAGGTGACCCCGCTGACCAGCAGCCAGGAGCAACAGCTGCTGAGGGACCTCGACAGCTCCGACACCTTCCACAGGAAGATGACGGCGCACAGCATCCTGTACCAGCTCCGCAGCTTCCTCGTCGATTGCAAAAACGCAATCAATAAAAAGGAGAAGCTGAGAGAAAGTAGGGCCAACAGGGCGATGACACCTGTCACTCTCTATTACCAAAGCTAA
- the il6 gene encoding interleukin-6 isoform X2: MPSRLNVFWLCAAALAALLRCAPAAPVDGAFTDNPAGDTSGEEWETERPADPLIALLKVVLEVIKTHRQEFEAEFHIRYDVLAQYNIPSLPADCPSTNFSMEALLHRLLQGLPVYTALLKYVEKEEPKSQIPSRFRQNSELLKQRITGKMRHAVQVTPLTSSQEQQLLRDLDSSDTFHRKMTAHSILYQLRSFLVDCKNAINKKEKLRESRANRAMTPVTLYYQS, encoded by the exons atgcccTCTCGACTCA ACGTGTTCTGGCTCTGTGCGGCGGCGCTGGCCGCTCTGCTGCGGTGTGCTCCCGCGGCTCCGGTCGATGGCGCCTTCACCGACAATCCAGCAGGTGACACCTCAGGTGAGGAGTGGGAGACGGAGAGGCCCGCCGACCCACTGATAGCCCTCTTGAAGGTGGTGCTGGAAGTGATCAAGACCCACAGGCAGGAG TTTGAAGCTGAATTCCACATCAGGTATGATGTTCTGGCCCAGTACAACATCCCCTCACTTCCAGCAGATTGTCCTTCCACCAACTTCAGCATG GAGGCGCTACTCCACCGGCTGCTCCAGGGCCTCCCCGTCTACACAGCTCTCCTGAAGTACGTGGAGAAAGAGGAGCCGAAGAGCCAGATCCCCTCAagattcagacaaaacagtgagCTGCTGAAACAACGGATCACAGGAAAG ATGAGACACGCCGTCCAGGTGACCCCGCTGACCAGCAGCCAGGAGCAACAGCTGCTGAGGGACCTCGACAGCTCCGACACCTTCCACAGGAAGATGACGGCGCACAGCATCCTGTACCAGCTCCGCAGCTTCCTCGTCGATTGCAAAAACGCAATCAATAAAAAGGAGAAGCTGAGAGAAAGTAGGGCCAACAGGGCGATGACACCTGTCACTCTCTATTACCAAAGCTAA